A single genomic interval of Portunus trituberculatus isolate SZX2019 chromosome 41, ASM1759143v1, whole genome shotgun sequence harbors:
- the LOC123517210 gene encoding T-complex protein 1 subunit epsilon-like, producing MTAMGQLVFDEYGKPIIILKDQDQQKRLTGIDALKSHILAARSVSSILSTSLGPKGLDKLMVNPDGDVTVTNDGATILKMMDVEHQIAKLMVQLSQSQDDEIGDGTTGVVVLAGALLEKAEYLLDKGIHPIRIADGYELAAKKAIENLERIAEEFPVDMNNLEPLILTAMTTLGSKIINRCHRQMAEIAVNAVMAVADMETRDVNFELIKVEGKVGGKLEDTMLVKGVVVDKDFSHPQMPKELKDVKMAILTCPFEPPKPKTKHKLEVSSVEEYNALYQYEQKQFTEMVDKVKAAGANLAICQWGFDDEANHLLLQKQLPAVRWVGGPEIELIAIATNGRIVPRFEELSPEKLGTCGTVRELSFGTTKDKMLVIEECPNTKAVTIFIRGGNKMIIEEAKRSIHDALCVVRNLVRNNKIVYGGGAAEVSCALAVSEEADKISTLEQYAFRAFSDALESIPLALAENSGLSPIHTLSDCKARQVAEKNPALGIDCNQNGTCDMKNQHVIETLHSKKQQLLLATQLVKMILKIDDIRTPGESYSV from the exons ATGACGGCCATGGGACAGCTGGTGTTCGATGAGTACGGCAAACCCATCATCATCCTCAAGGACCAGGACCAGCAGAAGAGATTAACGGGTATCGATGCTCTGAAG TCTCACATTTTGGCGGCCCGGAGTGTTTCCTCCATCCTGAGCACGTCACTGGGGCCCAAGGGTCTGGATAAGTTGATGGTGAACCCTGATGGCGATGTCACTGTCACCAATGATGGAGCCACCATCTTGAAGATGATGGATGTGGAGCACCAGATTGCCAAGTTGATGGTGCAGCTTTCCCAGTCACAGGATGATGAAATTGGTGATGGTACGACGGGAGTTGTAG TGTTGGCTGGAGCACTGCTGGAAAAAGCAGAATACCTGCTGGACAAGGGCATCCACCCTATTCGTATTGCCGACGGGTATGAGCTGGCTGCTAAGAAGGCCATCGAAAATCTAGAAAGAATTGCTGAAGAGTTCCCTGTTGATATGAATAACTTGGAGCCCCTAATCCTTACTGCTATGACCACTCTTGGGTCCAAGATTATTAATCGCTGTCACCGGCAGATGGCAGAAATAGCAGTGAATGCAGTCATGGCTGTGGCTGACATGGAGACACGAGATGTTAACTTTGAGCTGATCAAAGTGGAGGGCAAGGTTGGAGGCAAGCTGGAAGACACTATGTTGGTGAAGGGAGTGGTAGTAGACAAGGACTTTTCCCACCCACAGATGCCTAAGGAACTCAAGGATGTCAAGATGGCCATCCTTACCTGTCCCTTTGAGCCCCCAAAGCCAAAGACCAAACATAAGCTGGAGGTGAGCAGTGTAGAAGAGTACAATGCACTCTACCAGTATGAACAAAAGCAGTTCACTGAAATGGTGGATAAAGTGAAAGCTGCAGGGGCCAATCTTGCTATCTGCCAGTGGGGCTTTGATGATGAAGccaatcacctcctcctccaaaagcAGCTTCCAGCAGTGAGGTGGGTAGGAGGACCCGAAATTGAGCTTATTGCCATTGCAACAAATGGCCGCATTGTGCCTCGCTTTGAGGAGCTATCTCCAGAGAAGCTGGGAACATGTGGAACAGTGCGTGAGCTTTCCTTTGGTACAACTAAAGACAAGATGCTGGTGATAGAAGAGTGTCCCAACACCAAGGCTGTCACCATTTTCATCCGTGGTGGTAACAAGATGATCATTGAAGAAGCCAAGCGAAGCATCCATGATGCCCTGTGTGTTGTGAGGAACCTGGTGCGCAACAACAAGATTGTGtacggtggtggtgctgctgaagTGTCTTGTGCCTTGGCTGTATCCGAGGAGGCTGATAAG ATCTCCACCTTGGAGCAGTATGCATTCCGTGCATTTTCTGATGCTCTGGAAAGCATTCCTCTGGCACTTGCTGAGAATTCTGGCCTTTCCCCCATCCACACCCTTTCTGACTGCAAGGCCAGACAGGTTGCTGAGAAGAACCCAGCACTAGGCATTGATTGCAACCAAAACGGAACATGTG ACATGAAGAATCAGCATGTGATTGAGACTCTTCACAGCAAGAAGCAACAACTCCTCTTGGCTACTCAACTAGTGAAGATGATCCTCAAGATTGATGACATCCGCACTCCTGGGGAGTCCTACTCTGTCTAA